One region of Vibrio cidicii genomic DNA includes:
- the betA gene encoding choline dehydrogenase — protein sequence MQQHYDYIIVGAGSAGCVLADRLSESGEHQVLLLEAGGSDHSIFIQMPTALSYPMNSEKYAWQYETVAESGLSGRQLHCPRGKVLGGSSSINGMVYVRGHACDFDEWEAQGAAGWNYQACLPYFRRAEAWIGGADQYRGGEGPLGTCAGNEMTLNPLYQAFIDAGAEAGYPQTSDYNGYQQEGFGPMHMTVKNGVRASTSNAYLSRAKKRANFTLIKGVKAQKVLLENKRAVGVVFEKSGKTSQCLARNEVILSAGPIGSVQLLQLSGIGPKAVLERAKVALVHDLPGVGRNLQDHLEVYFQYHCKEPITLNSKLGLVSKGLIGAQWILTRKGLGATNHFESCAFIRSRKGLKWPNIQYHFLPAAMRYDGRAAFAGHGFQVHVGPNKPQSRGSVEIISADPNDKPKIEFNYISTEQDRQDWRDCIRLTREILAQPALDAYRGEEIQPGADVVSDDAIDHWVRENVESAYHPSCSCKMGADDDPMAVLDEQCRVRGLSALRVVDSSVFPTIPNGNLNAPTIMVAERAADMILDKALLEAGNVPVWLAPNWQESQRMHPPKRALQHAP from the coding sequence ATGCAACAACACTACGATTACATCATCGTCGGTGCGGGATCGGCTGGCTGCGTTTTGGCCGATAGGCTGTCTGAAAGTGGTGAACATCAAGTGCTGCTTTTGGAAGCGGGCGGCTCTGATCACAGCATTTTCATCCAGATGCCCACTGCGCTGTCTTATCCGATGAACAGCGAGAAATACGCTTGGCAATATGAAACGGTCGCGGAGTCTGGCCTGTCTGGGCGACAGCTGCATTGCCCGCGAGGCAAAGTGCTCGGCGGCAGCTCTTCTATCAACGGCATGGTGTATGTACGTGGCCATGCTTGCGATTTTGATGAGTGGGAAGCGCAGGGCGCGGCTGGTTGGAACTATCAAGCCTGTTTGCCTTATTTTCGCCGTGCCGAAGCTTGGATTGGCGGCGCGGATCAGTATCGCGGCGGGGAAGGGCCGCTTGGCACCTGCGCGGGCAACGAGATGACGCTTAACCCGCTCTATCAAGCCTTTATTGATGCAGGCGCTGAAGCGGGCTATCCGCAAACATCGGATTACAACGGCTACCAGCAAGAAGGCTTTGGACCGATGCACATGACGGTGAAAAATGGCGTTCGAGCTTCCACCTCTAATGCGTACTTAAGCCGAGCGAAAAAGCGTGCCAATTTCACTCTGATCAAAGGCGTTAAGGCGCAAAAAGTGCTGCTAGAAAACAAACGTGCTGTGGGTGTTGTGTTTGAGAAATCCGGCAAAACCTCACAGTGCCTTGCGCGCAATGAAGTGATTTTAAGCGCCGGCCCCATCGGCTCTGTGCAACTGCTGCAACTTTCTGGCATCGGCCCGAAAGCGGTACTTGAGCGTGCCAAGGTCGCCTTAGTGCATGATTTGCCCGGCGTGGGGCGCAATTTGCAGGATCATCTGGAAGTGTACTTTCAATATCACTGCAAAGAGCCCATTACCCTCAATAGCAAACTTGGCTTGGTGAGCAAAGGGCTGATCGGCGCGCAATGGATTCTGACCCGCAAAGGGTTGGGCGCGACCAACCATTTTGAATCTTGCGCCTTTATTCGCTCACGCAAGGGGCTGAAGTGGCCAAACATTCAGTATCACTTTTTGCCTGCGGCGATGCGCTACGATGGACGTGCAGCCTTTGCTGGCCATGGCTTTCAGGTGCATGTTGGCCCCAACAAACCACAAAGTCGTGGCAGCGTCGAAATCATCTCGGCAGATCCAAACGACAAACCCAAGATTGAGTTTAACTACATTTCGACCGAGCAAGATCGCCAAGATTGGCGAGACTGCATTCGCTTAACGCGCGAAATTCTTGCTCAGCCAGCGCTCGATGCCTATCGCGGTGAAGAGATTCAGCCGGGCGCGGACGTGGTCAGCGATGACGCGATCGATCACTGGGTGCGCGAAAATGTGGAAAGCGCCTATCACCCGTCTTGCAGTTGCAAAATGGGCGCGGACGATGATCCGATGGCGGTGCTGGATGAACAGTGTCGAGTGCGCGGCCTGAGTGCATTGCGCGTGGTCGATTCGTCAGTTTTTCCCACTATTCCCAATGGCAACCTCAATGCGCCAACCATTATGGTCGCCGAGCGGGCTGCGGACATGATTTTAGATAAAGCCCTGCTTGAAGCCGGCAACGTCCCGGTGTGGCTCGCGCCGAATTGGCAAGAGAGTCAACGAATGCATCCACCGAAAAGAGCGTTACAACACGCGCCATAG
- a CDS encoding choline ABC transporter substrate-binding protein, whose product MSMTTKLLTTTALTLFAANSYANSCQTVRFADVGWTDITATTAVTSELLKGLGYETKTDLLSVPVTYSSMANGDIDVFLGNWMPTMEGDIAKYRQAGTVETVRANLQGAKYTLAVPKYVYDAGVTNFADLARHADKFKSRIYGIEPGNDGNRLIQSMIDANAFDLKTFRLVESSEAGMVSQVSRAARRQQWIVYLGWAPHPMNSNVEMEYLAGGDDYFGPNYGGANVYTNVRANYLAQCPNVGQLLQNLQFSLEMENQLMEAILNQKQKPAVAAQQWLKANPNELQRWLKGVKTLQGEDAVQAVSELPR is encoded by the coding sequence ATGTCTATGACGACAAAACTGCTCACCACTACCGCCCTCACGCTTTTTGCCGCCAACAGCTACGCCAACAGCTGTCAAACGGTGCGTTTTGCCGATGTGGGTTGGACCGATATCACCGCCACCACCGCTGTCACCTCTGAGCTGCTCAAAGGTCTCGGCTATGAGACGAAAACCGATCTTCTTTCGGTTCCGGTGACTTACTCTTCAATGGCCAACGGCGACATCGACGTGTTTCTCGGTAACTGGATGCCGACGATGGAAGGCGACATCGCCAAGTACCGCCAAGCGGGCACAGTCGAAACGGTACGCGCAAACCTGCAAGGGGCCAAATACACCTTAGCGGTGCCGAAGTACGTTTATGATGCGGGTGTGACAAACTTCGCCGATCTCGCTAGGCACGCCGACAAGTTCAAATCTCGCATCTACGGTATCGAACCGGGCAATGATGGCAACCGCTTGATCCAATCGATGATTGATGCCAATGCCTTTGATTTAAAAACGTTTCGTCTAGTGGAGTCGAGCGAAGCGGGCATGGTGTCACAAGTCTCTCGCGCCGCACGTCGTCAGCAGTGGATTGTCTATTTAGGCTGGGCACCTCACCCGATGAACAGCAATGTTGAGATGGAATATCTGGCCGGTGGCGATGACTATTTCGGGCCGAATTACGGCGGTGCCAATGTTTACACCAATGTACGTGCAAACTACCTAGCGCAGTGCCCAAATGTTGGTCAACTGCTGCAAAATTTGCAATTTAGTCTGGAGATGGAAAACCAGTTGATGGAAGCGATCCTCAATCAGAAGCAGAAACCGGCGGTGGCGGCGCAGCAATGGCTAAAAGCCAATCCCAACGAGCTGCAGCGCTGGCTAAAAGGGGTGAAAACCCTGCAAGGCGAAGACGCCGTGCAAGCGGTTTCTGAACTACCTCGATAG
- the choW gene encoding choline ABC transporter permease subunit: MNFITDNKIPLGQWMETGVDWLTLNAAGVFDAISYFLETVILFVVDIFKWMPPALPIVITALLAWLLHRSLPLVLFVVAALLLILNLGYWQEMLETFVLVFAATTISVLIGVPLGIMAAHRPWLYTLLRPILDLMQTVPTFVYLIPTLVLFGLGIVPGLISTIIFAIAAPIRLTYLGITKVPQELIEAGKAFGASRMKLLLKVELPAALPNIMAGITQCIMLSLSMVVIAALVGADGLGKPVVRALNTVNISQGFEAGLAIVLVAIILDRLCKTPNQKEA, from the coding sequence GTGAATTTTATTACTGACAACAAAATCCCTCTGGGTCAATGGATGGAGACGGGGGTTGACTGGTTAACCTTAAACGCCGCCGGCGTTTTTGACGCCATCTCCTACTTTCTAGAAACGGTTATTCTGTTTGTGGTGGATATTTTTAAGTGGATGCCACCAGCGCTACCGATAGTCATCACCGCCTTATTGGCTTGGCTGCTGCATCGCAGCCTGCCTTTGGTGCTGTTTGTGGTCGCTGCTTTGCTACTGATCCTTAACCTTGGTTATTGGCAAGAAATGCTGGAAACCTTTGTCTTGGTCTTTGCTGCGACAACGATTTCCGTATTAATTGGCGTACCTCTTGGCATCATGGCGGCGCATCGTCCTTGGCTTTACACCTTGTTGCGGCCAATCCTTGACCTGATGCAAACCGTGCCAACGTTTGTCTATCTGATCCCGACCTTGGTGCTGTTTGGTCTTGGTATCGTACCAGGCTTGATCTCCACCATCATTTTTGCCATCGCCGCGCCGATCCGCCTGACCTATTTAGGCATCACCAAAGTGCCGCAAGAGCTGATTGAAGCGGGCAAAGCGTTTGGGGCCAGCCGGATGAAACTGCTGCTCAAAGTGGAACTGCCAGCGGCGCTGCCCAACATTATGGCGGGCATCACGCAGTGCATCATGTTGTCGCTCTCTATGGTGGTGATTGCCGCACTGGTCGGTGCCGATGGTCTCGGTAAGCCGGTGGTGCGCGCGCTGAACACGGTGAACATTTCACAAGGTTTTGAAGCGGGCCTTGCGATTGTCCTGGTGGCGATCATCCTTGATCGCTTGTGCAAAACCCCTAACCAAAAGGAGGCATAA
- the choV gene encoding choline ABC transporter ATP-binding protein: MDAITIKNLDVVFGSDPALAFERLDQGKSRQEIIDEVGQVVGVNNVSMSVKEGEICVLMGLSGSGKSSLLRAVNGLNPVSRGALLVKDGEQQVDLATCDQETLRHLRTHRVSMVFQTFALMPWLNVLDNVAFGLEMQGISKKVRRVKAREQLAMVGLAEWEDKFPHELSGGMQQRVGLARAFAMDSDILLMDEPFSALDPLIRAQLQDELLQLQKQLNKTILFVSHDLDEALKIGNRIAIMESGQLIQHGKPEQIVLQPENQYVRDFVAHTNPLNVLKGRSLMRPVEELTQQAQRWQVCNEQALWVEQQKQGITLVDSAHQLLDWHQEGVGLGDINDHTVVAVEPDIGMREVIELKQRTKQPILLVEQQRLVGVLSDRQLYGALLGNFAASA, translated from the coding sequence ATGGATGCCATTACGATTAAAAATCTGGATGTGGTTTTTGGTTCGGACCCCGCACTGGCGTTTGAAAGGCTCGATCAAGGCAAATCACGCCAAGAGATCATTGATGAAGTCGGCCAAGTGGTGGGGGTCAATAACGTCAGCATGAGCGTCAAAGAGGGCGAAATCTGCGTGTTGATGGGCCTTTCGGGCTCGGGCAAGTCAAGTTTGCTGCGCGCTGTGAATGGGCTAAATCCGGTGTCACGTGGTGCCTTGCTGGTGAAAGATGGTGAGCAGCAGGTGGACTTAGCCACGTGCGATCAAGAAACGCTGCGTCATCTGCGCACTCATCGCGTTTCTATGGTGTTTCAAACTTTTGCCCTTATGCCGTGGCTGAACGTATTGGATAACGTGGCGTTTGGTTTGGAGATGCAAGGGATCAGCAAAAAAGTGCGCCGCGTAAAAGCGCGTGAACAGCTTGCGATGGTTGGGCTGGCGGAATGGGAAGATAAATTTCCCCATGAACTTTCCGGAGGGATGCAGCAGCGGGTTGGCTTGGCGCGCGCTTTTGCGATGGACAGCGACATTCTATTGATGGATGAGCCGTTTTCGGCGCTCGATCCGCTGATTCGTGCCCAACTGCAAGATGAGCTGTTACAACTGCAAAAGCAGCTGAATAAGACCATTTTATTTGTTAGCCACGATCTGGATGAAGCGCTGAAAATTGGCAACCGCATTGCGATCATGGAGTCTGGACAATTGATTCAACACGGGAAGCCTGAGCAGATCGTGCTGCAACCCGAAAATCAATATGTGCGCGATTTTGTGGCTCACACCAATCCGCTTAATGTGCTGAAAGGGCGCTCTCTAATGCGTCCAGTGGAAGAGCTCACACAGCAAGCGCAGCGCTGGCAAGTGTGTAATGAGCAAGCGCTGTGGGTGGAGCAGCAAAAGCAGGGGATAACGCTGGTGGATTCGGCGCACCAATTGCTGGACTGGCATCAAGAGGGCGTTGGCCTTGGCGATATCAATGACCATACCGTCGTTGCGGTCGAGCCTGATATCGGCATGCGTGAAGTGATTGAACTTAAGCAGCGTACTAAACAGCCTATTCTGCTGGTGGAGCAGCAACGTCTGGTCGGCGTGCTCAGTGACAGGCAGTTGTATGGCGCGCTCCTTGGCAACTTCGCCGCTTCAGCCTAA
- a CDS encoding cytochrome-c peroxidase: MRVVTLAIAISSVFSTSALSSNRSEPVTPIAPAQEIHLGKAELGKKLYFDPRLSKSGFISCNSCHNLSMGGSDNLKTSIGHNWQQGPINSPTVLNSSLNIAQFWDGRAADLKEQAGGPIANPGEMAFTHTLAIDVLQSIPQYVNEFKLVFGKEKIDIDQVTDSIAEFEKTLVTPNSHFDQWLMGDDNAITQAELEGYQLFKNSGCVACHNGSSLGGTSFQKMGLIEPYQTANSAEGLSAVTGKDADRFKFKVPTLRNVALTYPYFHDGEAQTLTEAVDIMGRLQLGRTFTSDENQKIVAFLYTLTGDQPSFSLPILPPSTPNTPIPRPFD, translated from the coding sequence ATACGAGTCGTTACTCTTGCCATTGCTATCAGTAGCGTTTTCTCTACCTCCGCTCTATCGAGTAATCGCAGTGAACCCGTCACCCCTATCGCCCCAGCACAAGAAATCCATCTTGGTAAAGCCGAGTTAGGCAAAAAACTCTATTTTGACCCTCGCTTATCAAAATCTGGATTTATCTCGTGTAACTCATGCCACAACCTCAGTATGGGCGGCAGCGACAATCTAAAAACATCCATTGGACACAACTGGCAGCAAGGTCCGATAAACTCGCCAACGGTTCTAAACTCAAGCCTCAATATCGCCCAGTTTTGGGATGGCAGGGCCGCTGACTTGAAAGAGCAAGCGGGAGGCCCGATTGCCAATCCGGGAGAAATGGCCTTTACTCACACGCTGGCGATCGATGTATTGCAGTCTATTCCACAATACGTTAACGAATTCAAGTTGGTGTTTGGCAAAGAGAAAATTGATATTGACCAAGTCACTGACTCCATCGCCGAGTTTGAGAAAACCTTAGTCACCCCTAACTCACATTTTGACCAATGGTTAATGGGGGATGATAACGCCATCACTCAAGCGGAGCTGGAAGGATATCAGCTATTTAAAAACTCAGGATGTGTAGCTTGCCATAACGGTAGCTCACTCGGTGGCACTTCGTTTCAAAAAATGGGGTTGATTGAACCTTACCAAACCGCAAACAGTGCTGAAGGCTTAAGCGCTGTGACTGGCAAAGATGCTGACCGATTTAAGTTCAAAGTGCCGACGTTACGTAACGTGGCATTAACTTATCCCTACTTCCACGATGGCGAAGCCCAGACTTTGACAGAAGCGGTAGACATTATGGGAAGGCTACAGCTCGGCCGAACATTCACATCTGATGAGAACCAGAAAATTGTCGCTTTTCTCTATACCTTAACAGGCGATCAACCTTCATTCTCGCTGCCCATATTGCCACCTTCCACGCCAAACACGCCAATACCACGTCCGTTTGACTAA
- a CDS encoding pyruvate, water dikinase regulatory protein encodes MQTEKQSRDVFYVSDGTAITCETVGHVVLGQFPFYANEKTFPFIESEEKLTELLKHIEISFQTTGIKPLVFFSLVIAEFREKLLQANAHCYDVLESIVQRVKDDIHMEPVPKLQRSRSVSKDTDTYFDRIAAIEYTLAHDDGISLKGLEQADIILLGVSRSGKTPTSLYMAMQFGLRVVNYPYIDDDIRGLKLLPEFEIHRHKLFGLTIAPERLTEIRQNRLAGSEYASTAQCQHELANVEALFRREAIPYINTTSLSVEEISTRVLEKTGLKRRLFG; translated from the coding sequence ATGCAAACTGAAAAGCAAAGTCGTGATGTATTCTACGTTTCCGACGGAACCGCGATTACCTGTGAAACCGTCGGTCACGTTGTTCTCGGGCAATTCCCCTTTTATGCCAACGAAAAAACCTTTCCTTTCATTGAAAGTGAAGAGAAATTAACTGAGTTGCTCAAGCATATCGAAATTTCCTTTCAAACCACTGGTATAAAACCGTTGGTGTTTTTTTCGTTAGTGATTGCCGAGTTTCGCGAGAAATTGTTGCAGGCGAATGCCCACTGTTATGATGTGCTGGAAAGTATTGTCCAGCGGGTGAAAGATGACATTCACATGGAACCCGTGCCCAAGCTGCAACGTTCGCGCAGCGTCAGCAAAGACACCGATACCTATTTTGATCGTATTGCGGCCATTGAGTACACCTTGGCGCACGATGACGGCATTTCTCTTAAAGGTTTGGAGCAGGCAGACATCATTTTGCTTGGCGTCTCACGCAGCGGTAAAACCCCAACCAGCTTGTACATGGCAATGCAATTTGGTTTGCGCGTGGTTAACTATCCGTACATTGACGACGATATTCGTGGGCTTAAATTGCTGCCGGAGTTTGAGATCCACCGGCACAAGTTATTTGGCTTGACGATCGCGCCAGAGCGTTTGACCGAGATCCGGCAAAATCGTTTGGCGGGCAGTGAATACGCCAGTACCGCGCAGTGCCAACATGAACTGGCCAACGTGGAGGCGCTGTTTCGCCGCGAAGCGATCCCTTACATCAACACCACCTCTTTGTCGGTGGAAGAGATTTCGACCCGTGTGCTGGAGAAAACCGGCCTGAAACGTCGCTTGTTCGGATAA
- a CDS encoding EAL domain-containing protein, which translates to MAVILLVSFAITMCALVPFANQYQRTLTHKAINHIERELLETRIQLNYLFSPAIFSQPCSALTYELRKSILNLGMTKEIGTFDDTGRVFCTSNEVKVSFYLYKSILQRLDESPERATLSFTKTALTGEMALIYIFGDETLRGLSVLFPTNYLQLITRGILSFGDLDYEIHVAGRPVKSLTLAEPINQLQVTSKRFPVVINSAVGRGFYLEYLLKNAWIGLLVATIVLLISAQLRQRHITHNSIEYALTNAIKKQNLSVHFQPIVDLKTNKVVGCESLLRWNDPVQGFVSPGIFIPLAEKVGLIEQITRFVLAKAIQLLQTTSELYPQGYVSINISRQVVLDQDFIFQVTEQLKDKPEISHRLVFEITEESVFSPDDLTTLRRHLTYLGNLGIRIAVDDFGTGYSGLNFIRQYPFDIMKIDRVFINNLTSDSNTQPLLMSMLALSETLNMDVVVEGVEEKSQLDILAKLGVRNIQGFYYSTALPEQQFRHYLLENRASPTELIAVLDS; encoded by the coding sequence GTGGCCGTCATTTTGCTGGTTTCTTTCGCCATCACCATGTGTGCCTTGGTGCCATTTGCCAATCAATATCAGCGCACTTTGACCCACAAAGCCATCAACCACATTGAGCGAGAGCTCTTAGAGACACGCATCCAGCTCAACTATCTTTTCAGCCCAGCAATTTTCTCTCAGCCATGTAGCGCTCTCACTTACGAACTGCGCAAGAGTATTCTCAATCTTGGTATGACCAAAGAGATAGGCACCTTTGACGATACTGGCCGCGTGTTCTGCACCAGCAATGAAGTCAAGGTTTCGTTTTATCTCTACAAATCGATACTGCAACGTTTGGATGAAAGTCCTGAACGCGCGACGCTTTCTTTTACTAAAACAGCGCTCACGGGCGAAATGGCGCTGATCTACATTTTTGGTGACGAAACACTGCGCGGGCTAAGCGTGCTGTTTCCCACCAACTATTTGCAGCTGATCACTCGCGGAATCCTCTCCTTTGGCGATTTAGACTACGAGATCCACGTGGCTGGCAGGCCAGTCAAAAGCCTCACCTTGGCCGAGCCGATTAACCAACTGCAAGTCACGTCAAAACGCTTCCCGGTCGTTATCAACTCTGCTGTTGGACGCGGTTTTTATCTCGAATATTTGCTGAAAAACGCGTGGATTGGCTTGTTGGTCGCCACCATAGTGCTGCTGATTTCTGCTCAATTGCGCCAAAGACACATCACGCATAACAGCATCGAATACGCTCTGACCAATGCGATTAAGAAACAAAATTTATCGGTGCATTTTCAACCAATTGTCGATCTTAAAACCAATAAAGTGGTGGGGTGTGAATCGCTGCTACGCTGGAACGATCCGGTACAAGGTTTTGTTTCTCCAGGCATTTTTATTCCACTAGCCGAAAAAGTCGGCCTTATCGAACAGATCACACGTTTTGTTCTCGCTAAAGCTATCCAACTGCTGCAAACCACCAGTGAGCTCTACCCTCAAGGCTATGTGAGCATCAATATCAGCCGTCAGGTGGTGCTTGACCAAGATTTTATTTTTCAGGTCACCGAACAACTCAAAGATAAACCGGAGATTAGCCACCGTCTGGTGTTTGAGATCACCGAAGAGAGCGTGTTTAGCCCAGACGATCTTACCACGCTGCGCAGGCACCTCACCTACCTAGGAAACTTGGGCATCCGCATCGCGGTAGATGATTTTGGCACTGGCTACTCTGGACTGAACTTTATTCGCCAGTATCCGTTTGACATCATGAAAATTGATCGCGTATTTATTAACAATCTAACCAGTGACTCCAACACTCAGCCGCTGCTGATGTCGATGCTAGCACTGTCAGAAACTCTGAATATGGATGTAGTCGTAGAAGGGGTAGAAGAAAAGTCGCAGCTCGACATTTTAGCCAAACTCGGTGTGCGCAACATTCAAGGTTTTTACTACTCAACCGCCCTTCCCGAGCAGCAATTTCGCCACTACTTACTCGAAAACCGCGCCTCGCCCACTGAGCTTATCGCGGTACTAGATTCCTAA
- a CDS encoding AraC family transcriptional regulator: MTMQLITEYRPVKHWQAFGGYDVALLLSVLQDYGVDREMFLREAGISATPEDQEAGHYRFADKLALFQLAAERIPDQPLGLICGQRASFSDFGLLGFAIASSKTVLEALQVGFKYLQLNGPIFHIQVLRDTHQACIRIENNLEIGKLLPFCSEYFFSAIAQLCAELTGEKLPSVQMLLPYPPPPHALAYQHHFQCPIEFNAQEFAWYFDVEVLQRPLLRHLESKWQKCLSGCESLLHHLQASHRLDRQITQHLYTCLGSEPSAEEIAAWYGLSARTLHRQLQALGTSYQRLKNQVRRDLALELLLNTALSVEEIAYRLGYSDSANFRQSFKRLTGKAPRQFRQDK, translated from the coding sequence ATGACGATGCAACTGATCACCGAATATCGACCAGTCAAACACTGGCAAGCGTTTGGCGGTTACGATGTCGCATTGCTGCTGAGCGTTTTGCAAGACTATGGCGTCGATAGAGAAATGTTCCTTAGAGAGGCCGGTATCTCAGCCACACCAGAAGACCAAGAGGCAGGTCACTATCGTTTTGCCGATAAATTGGCACTTTTTCAGCTCGCCGCGGAGCGCATCCCCGACCAACCTCTCGGGCTGATTTGCGGCCAGCGAGCCAGTTTCAGCGATTTTGGCCTGCTCGGCTTTGCCATCGCCAGCAGCAAAACCGTGCTTGAAGCGCTGCAAGTGGGGTTTAAATACCTACAGCTCAACGGGCCGATTTTCCACATCCAAGTGCTGCGCGACACACATCAGGCCTGTATCCGAATCGAAAACAATTTAGAAATTGGCAAGTTGCTGCCATTTTGCAGCGAGTATTTCTTTAGCGCGATTGCGCAGCTGTGTGCAGAGTTGACCGGAGAAAAGCTGCCGAGTGTACAGATGCTGCTCCCCTACCCACCACCGCCACACGCGCTCGCTTATCAACACCATTTTCAGTGCCCCATCGAGTTTAACGCGCAAGAGTTTGCTTGGTATTTTGACGTTGAGGTGTTGCAGCGTCCACTGCTGCGCCATTTAGAGAGTAAATGGCAAAAATGTTTAAGCGGCTGCGAATCCTTATTACACCATCTGCAAGCATCGCATCGGCTTGATCGGCAAATCACTCAACACCTCTACACTTGTCTGGGCTCGGAACCCAGTGCTGAGGAAATCGCCGCTTGGTATGGTCTCTCCGCGCGCACTTTGCACCGACAACTGCAAGCGCTGGGCACCAGCTACCAGAGACTAAAAAATCAGGTCCGGCGCGATCTCGCACTAGAGCTGTTACTCAATACGGCGTTGAGTGTCGAAGAGATCGCCTATCGTTTAGGTTACAGCGACAGTGCCAATTTTCGCCAAAGCTTCAAGCGCTTAACCGGCAAAGCGCCACGGCAGTTTCGTCAAGATAAGTAA
- a CDS encoding sterol desaturase family protein: MLVEHPEWLLLLMAPLFVALMVAEYWLGERKGRLPDNSRYEFKEVLCNFTLALMHQGTDLLAGLLLAHLYLWLFGWRLLEIDMGAMSFIALMVLQDFCYYWFHRASHRVRWMWAAHVVHHSSERMNFSTAFRQSLMYPVAGMWLFWLPLVIIGFEPQWITLVVLFNLGLQFFVHTQWVKSLGPLEYVFNTPSHHRVHHGVNARYIDKNYAGVLIIWDKLFGTFEPESETVRFGISKLVNSFNPLVVTFAEWRDLWQDATQPGLTLSQRLKILLSPPSDSSGQAETAS; the protein is encoded by the coding sequence ATGTTAGTTGAACATCCAGAATGGCTTTTGCTGTTGATGGCGCCGCTGTTTGTGGCCTTGATGGTGGCGGAATATTGGCTGGGCGAGAGAAAAGGCAGACTGCCAGACAACTCTCGTTACGAGTTTAAAGAGGTGCTGTGCAATTTTACCTTAGCCTTGATGCATCAAGGCACGGATCTACTGGCGGGTTTGTTGCTCGCTCATCTCTATTTGTGGCTGTTTGGCTGGCGCTTATTAGAGATTGACATGGGCGCGATGAGTTTTATTGCGCTGATGGTGTTGCAGGATTTTTGCTACTACTGGTTTCATCGCGCTAGCCACCGCGTGCGTTGGATGTGGGCTGCGCACGTTGTCCACCACAGCTCTGAGCGAATGAACTTCAGCACGGCGTTTCGCCAGAGCTTGATGTATCCGGTCGCAGGCATGTGGCTGTTTTGGTTGCCTTTAGTGATCATTGGCTTTGAACCACAGTGGATCACCTTGGTGGTGCTGTTTAATCTTGGTTTGCAGTTTTTTGTCCACACCCAATGGGTCAAAAGCTTAGGGCCTTTGGAATACGTGTTTAATACCCCGTCACACCACCGGGTTCATCACGGCGTCAACGCGCGCTATATCGACAAAAACTATGCGGGCGTGTTGATCATCTGGGACAAGCTGTTTGGTACCTTTGAGCCAGAGAGCGAAACTGTGCGCTTTGGCATCAGCAAACTGGTGAACAGCTTTAATCCACTGGTGGTTACGTTTGCCGAGTGGCGCGATCTGTGGCAAGACGCGACCCAGCCCGGTTTAACGCTTTCCCAACGGTTGAAGATCCTGTTATCGCCGCCTTCAGATTCCTCTGGGCAGGCGGAAACTGCGTCATGA